The following coding sequences lie in one Komagataeibacter sucrofermentans DSM 15973 genomic window:
- a CDS encoding carboxypeptidase M32: MNIPSRPTGQQAYDILRQRFARMGQIRNALGILGWDKDTMMPAGAADSRAESIATLAVLSHELMTAPDMPDLLARAHAPDDAMAAANLTEMRRQHAHAAAVPGDLVEATSRAASRCEMAWRTARQNSDFAGLLPHLQTVLDCTRAVAAAKAEALGLSPYDALLDQYDAGTRQADIDPVFAELASELPDLIATALHHQKSLPGPIAPTGPFAVPAQETLGRETMAALGFDMQRGRLDVSLHPFCGGAEDDVRITTRYEADDCINALMGIVHETGHALYEQGLPKEWRAQPVGEARGMSLHESQSLLMEMQVARSRPFMDWMAPRLRTAFGGSSGDAAWGADNLHRLVTRVRPGFIRVDADEVTYPAHILVRYEMETALIAGRMKLADLPEAFNARIHDLLGLKVPEDRLGCLQDIHWPSGSWGYFPTYTLGAIIAAQLREAAERDNPAIMSSIANGDFTPLLDWLRPRIHARGSGASTKEIVRDATGAVPNTGPYLRHLRQRYCAQV; encoded by the coding sequence ATGAACATCCCATCCCGCCCGACTGGCCAGCAGGCCTATGACATCCTGCGCCAGCGTTTTGCCCGCATGGGGCAGATCCGCAACGCGCTCGGCATTCTGGGGTGGGACAAGGACACCATGATGCCCGCAGGCGCTGCCGACAGCCGCGCCGAGAGCATCGCCACCCTTGCCGTGCTCTCGCACGAACTCATGACCGCGCCCGACATGCCCGACCTGCTCGCCCGCGCCCATGCCCCCGATGATGCCATGGCCGCCGCTAACCTGACCGAGATGCGCCGCCAGCACGCCCATGCCGCCGCCGTGCCCGGTGATCTGGTAGAGGCCACATCCCGCGCCGCCTCGCGCTGCGAGATGGCATGGCGCACGGCGCGGCAGAACAGCGATTTCGCTGGCCTGCTGCCGCACCTGCAAACGGTGCTGGACTGCACGCGCGCCGTGGCTGCCGCCAAGGCCGAAGCTCTCGGCCTTTCCCCCTATGACGCCCTGCTTGACCAGTATGACGCAGGCACGCGGCAGGCCGATATCGACCCCGTATTCGCCGAACTGGCCAGCGAACTGCCCGACCTGATCGCAACCGCACTGCACCACCAGAAAAGCCTGCCCGGACCCATCGCCCCCACCGGCCCCTTTGCCGTGCCCGCGCAGGAAACCCTGGGCCGCGAGACCATGGCCGCCCTGGGCTTTGACATGCAGCGCGGGCGGCTTGATGTCAGCCTGCACCCCTTCTGTGGTGGGGCGGAGGATGACGTGCGCATCACCACCCGTTACGAGGCGGATGACTGCATCAACGCGCTGATGGGCATCGTGCATGAAACCGGCCATGCGCTGTATGAGCAGGGCCTGCCCAAAGAATGGCGCGCCCAGCCCGTGGGTGAGGCGCGGGGCATGAGCCTGCATGAAAGCCAGTCCCTGCTGATGGAAATGCAGGTGGCGCGCAGCCGTCCCTTCATGGACTGGATGGCCCCGCGCCTGCGCACGGCTTTTGGCGGCAGCAGTGGCGATGCGGCATGGGGGGCGGACAACCTGCACCGCCTTGTCACCCGCGTGCGCCCTGGCTTCATCCGCGTGGATGCCGATGAGGTCACCTACCCCGCCCACATTCTGGTGCGCTACGAGATGGAAACCGCGCTGATTGCAGGCAGGATGAAACTGGCCGACCTGCCCGAAGCCTTCAATGCCCGCATCCATGATCTGCTGGGCCTGAAAGTGCCCGAGGACCGTCTGGGCTGCCTGCAGGATATTCACTGGCCATCGGGCTCGTGGGGGTATTTCCCCACCTATACGCTGGGCGCGATCATCGCAGCGCAGTTGCGCGAGGCCGCCGAGCGCGACAACCCCGCCATCATGTCCAGCATTGCGAATGGCGATTTCACGCCCCTGCTCGACTGGCTGCGCCCGCGCATCCATGCCCGTGGCAGCGGGGCGAGCACAAAGGAGATCGTGCGCGACGCCACCGGGGCGGTGCCCAATACCGGGCCATACCTGCGCCATTTGCGGCAGCGTTACTGCGCGCAGGTCTGA
- a CDS encoding major royal jelly family protein, with amino-acid sequence MIPTTFRRLRHAGFLLACGTSLLAALPAAHAAKPAPPLNPPAALEDVASSSTSAWDRVVVLPDGRLLVELPRWAGNSGPGLAVLDASGNPQPYPDATWNDPAAPASSRLVAPADMQLQPDGTLWVLDSGQPDPAGKPLEGGAKIIKIDTRGQRVLQTWPLNPDMLRAGSYAATMRVARGHAFVGDAGVPAMIVVRLDTNTQRRLMEHTPALTAHQPITVEGKVATNPAGHTAIVNISQMDVSADGQWLYFEPLCGPVYKLDTDLLVDPNVTPIELEEGPTLWYKTPPLGGITVGPDGTLYFNDVSTGSIFRLMPDRVYQKIVTDPRLHWPAGSFATKDGQLYVPAAQLDRTAPLNGGANAIQWPVHIYRINIGTLPPPKF; translated from the coding sequence ATGATCCCTACAACCTTCCGCCGCCTGCGCCATGCGGGCTTTCTCCTTGCCTGCGGCACCAGCCTGCTCGCGGCCCTGCCCGCAGCCCATGCCGCCAAGCCCGCGCCGCCGCTCAACCCGCCCGCGGCACTTGAGGATGTCGCCTCATCCTCGACCAGCGCATGGGACCGGGTGGTGGTGCTGCCCGATGGCAGGCTGCTCGTCGAACTGCCGCGCTGGGCGGGCAATTCCGGGCCGGGGCTTGCCGTGCTCGACGCCAGCGGCAACCCCCAGCCCTATCCCGATGCAACATGGAACGACCCCGCCGCCCCGGCCTCGTCGCGCCTCGTGGCACCGGCTGACATGCAGCTCCAGCCCGATGGCACGCTGTGGGTGCTCGATAGCGGGCAGCCCGACCCTGCGGGCAAGCCGCTCGAAGGGGGCGCCAAGATCATCAAGATCGATACACGGGGCCAGCGCGTGCTCCAGACCTGGCCGCTCAACCCCGACATGCTGCGCGCGGGCAGCTATGCCGCCACCATGCGGGTGGCGCGTGGCCATGCCTTTGTGGGGGATGCGGGCGTTCCGGCCATGATCGTGGTCAGGCTCGACACCAACACCCAGCGCCGCCTGATGGAGCACACGCCTGCGCTCACCGCCCACCAGCCCATTACGGTCGAGGGCAAGGTGGCCACCAACCCCGCAGGCCACACCGCCATTGTCAACATCAGCCAGATGGATGTCAGCGCCGATGGGCAGTGGCTGTATTTCGAACCGCTCTGTGGCCCGGTCTACAAGCTTGATACCGACCTGCTCGTTGACCCCAACGTCACCCCGATCGAACTCGAGGAAGGGCCGACGCTATGGTACAAGACCCCCCCGCTTGGCGGCATTACGGTGGGGCCGGATGGCACGCTGTATTTCAATGACGTGTCCACCGGCAGCATCTTCCGCCTGATGCCCGATCGCGTGTACCAGAAAATCGTGACCGACCCGCGCCTGCACTGGCCCGCAGGCTCGTTTGCAACAAAGGACGGTCAGCTTTACGTGCCCGCAGCCCAGCTCGACCGCACGGCCCCGCTCAATGGCGGCGCCAATGCCATACAGTGGCCGGTGCACATCTACCGCATCAATATCGGCACCCTGCCCCCGCCGAAATTCTGA
- the thrC gene encoding threonine synthase: MRYISTRGQAPVRDFSSVLLAGLAEDGGLYLPESWPELSVDDWRALRGLPYPELAARIIAPFAEGSITHDVLLGLCREAYARFDHPAIVPLTQVEDGLFVQELFHGPTLAFKDMAMQLLGRLFDHVLTERDQKVTIVGATSGDTGSAAIEACRGRERLRVVILHPEGRTSEVQRRQMTTVLEPNVTNLAVKGTFDDCQDLVKAMFADLPFRTDMNLSAVNSINWARIAAQVPYYVYSALALGAPDREVSFAVPTGNFGNVLAAWVARRMGLPIRALCVGSNRNDILSRFLNENDMSIHGVVPSLSPSMDIQVSSNFERLLFELLDRDAEACARIMTDFRKTGVMRVATPVWDRANALFHGMALDDDATAAEIRTLNTRSHYLADPHTAIGIAAGRAFREPGIPMVAMSTAHPAKFPDAMAKATGIRPPLPDPLADLYDRPERYTVVPADLGVIEDKVRAAVLTNAP, from the coding sequence ATGCGCTATATTTCTACCCGGGGGCAAGCCCCCGTCCGCGATTTTTCGTCCGTTCTGCTGGCGGGGCTGGCAGAGGACGGTGGCCTGTACCTGCCGGAAAGCTGGCCCGAGCTTTCGGTAGATGACTGGCGCGCCCTGCGTGGCCTGCCCTACCCGGAGCTTGCGGCCCGGATCATAGCCCCCTTCGCCGAAGGCTCGATTACGCACGATGTGCTGCTCGGGCTGTGCCGCGAGGCCTATGCCCGATTCGATCACCCCGCCATCGTGCCGCTGACACAGGTGGAAGACGGGCTGTTCGTGCAGGAACTGTTCCACGGCCCGACGCTGGCCTTCAAGGACATGGCCATGCAACTGCTTGGCCGCCTGTTCGACCACGTGCTGACCGAGCGCGACCAGAAGGTGACCATTGTGGGTGCGACCTCGGGTGATACCGGCTCGGCCGCCATCGAAGCGTGCCGGGGCCGCGAGCGCCTGCGCGTGGTGATCCTGCACCCCGAGGGCCGCACATCGGAAGTGCAGCGCCGGCAGATGACCACCGTGCTGGAACCCAACGTGACCAACCTTGCGGTAAAAGGCACGTTTGATGACTGCCAGGATCTGGTCAAGGCGATGTTCGCCGACCTGCCCTTCCGCACGGACATGAACCTCTCCGCCGTCAACTCCATCAACTGGGCGCGCATTGCAGCCCAGGTGCCCTATTACGTCTATTCCGCCCTGGCCCTTGGCGCGCCCGATCGTGAAGTGTCGTTTGCCGTGCCGACCGGCAATTTCGGCAACGTGCTGGCCGCGTGGGTGGCCCGCCGCATGGGCCTGCCCATCCGCGCGCTGTGCGTGGGCTCCAACCGCAACGATATTCTCAGCCGCTTCCTCAACGAGAACGACATGAGCATCCACGGCGTGGTGCCCAGCCTGTCGCCCTCGATGGATATTCAGGTCTCGTCGAACTTCGAGCGCCTGCTGTTCGAACTGCTTGACCGCGATGCCGAAGCCTGCGCGCGCATCATGACCGATTTCCGCAAGACCGGCGTGATGAGGGTCGCAACCCCCGTATGGGACCGCGCCAATGCGCTGTTCCACGGCATGGCGCTCGATGATGACGCAACAGCGGCCGAAATCCGCACGCTCAACACGCGCAGCCACTACCTGGCCGATCCGCACACCGCCATTGGCATTGCCGCTGGCCGCGCCTTCCGCGAGCCGGGCATTCCCATGGTGGCCATGTCAACCGCGCACCCGGCCAAGTTCCCCGATGCAATGGCGAAGGCCACCGGCATCCGCCCGCCCCTGCCGGACCCGCTGGCCGACCTGTATGACCGGCCCGAGCGCTACACCGTGGTGCCCGCCGATCTGGGCGTGATCGAGGACAAGGTGCGCGCGGCCGTCCTGACCAACGCGCCCTGA
- a CDS encoding pitrilysin family protein, with protein MTDLINVTRLDSGLTIVTERMDRVETISLGAYVAAGTCNESAAENGVSHFLEHMAFKGTGTRTAVGIAEEIENVGGHINAYTAREHTAYYVKLLKENLDLGADIIGDILTHSSLAPDELERERGVILQEIGQANDTPDDIVFDHFQETAFPDQPMGRPTLGKEAGIQSMARETLVNYMGTHYRAGNTIVAAAGNLEHGRVVDLVQKHFADLPTGAVPPQPGVNYVGGAFVQERELDQAHIVLGFPSMPYGDPDYYPALLLSTLLGGGMSSRLFQEIREKRGLVYSVYSFNAPFRQGGLFGIYAGTGEAQVADLVPVTLEELRKVRHTVNASELARARAQLKSSLLMSLESTGSRCEQLARQLQVFGRLIPTTETVGKIDAVTIEDVQRVATRIFSGRPTLASLGPVSHLPSLDSITGALAA; from the coding sequence ATGACCGACCTGATCAATGTGACCCGACTGGACTCCGGCCTGACCATCGTGACCGAACGGATGGACAGGGTGGAAACCATTTCGCTCGGGGCGTATGTCGCCGCGGGCACCTGTAACGAGAGTGCTGCGGAGAACGGGGTTTCCCATTTTCTCGAGCACATGGCCTTCAAGGGCACGGGCACCCGCACTGCCGTGGGCATTGCGGAGGAAATCGAGAACGTGGGCGGCCACATCAACGCCTATACCGCGCGCGAGCACACGGCCTATTACGTCAAGCTGCTCAAGGAAAACCTTGATCTGGGTGCCGACATCATCGGCGATATCCTGACCCATAGCAGCCTCGCGCCTGATGAACTCGAGCGCGAGCGCGGCGTGATCCTGCAGGAAATCGGCCAGGCCAATGACACGCCGGACGACATCGTGTTCGACCATTTTCAGGAAACCGCCTTCCCCGACCAGCCGATGGGCCGCCCCACGCTGGGCAAGGAAGCGGGCATCCAGTCCATGGCGCGCGAAACGCTGGTCAACTACATGGGCACGCATTACCGCGCGGGCAACACCATTGTCGCGGCGGCGGGCAACCTCGAGCATGGCCGCGTGGTGGATCTGGTGCAAAAGCACTTTGCCGACCTGCCCACCGGCGCCGTGCCGCCGCAGCCGGGCGTGAACTATGTGGGGGGCGCGTTCGTGCAGGAGCGTGAACTCGACCAGGCGCATATCGTGCTGGGCTTTCCCTCCATGCCGTATGGCGACCCGGATTATTACCCGGCCCTGCTGCTCTCCACGCTGCTCGGCGGTGGCATGTCCTCGCGCCTGTTCCAGGAAATCCGTGAAAAGCGCGGGCTGGTCTATTCGGTCTATTCCTTCAATGCGCCGTTCCGCCAGGGTGGCCTGTTTGGCATCTATGCCGGCACGGGCGAGGCGCAGGTGGCCGACCTCGTGCCGGTCACGCTGGAGGAGCTGCGCAAGGTGCGCCACACCGTCAACGCCAGCGAACTGGCGCGGGCACGGGCGCAGCTCAAATCCTCGCTGCTCATGTCGCTCGAAAGCACCGGCAGCCGCTGCGAGCAGCTGGCCCGGCAGTTGCAGGTGTTTGGCCGCCTGATCCCGACCACCGAGACGGTGGGCAAGATCGACGCCGTCACCATTGAAGACGTGCAGCGTGTCGCCACCCGCATCTTCAGCGGCAGGCCCACCCTGGCCTCGCTCGGGCCGGTCAGCCACCTGCCCTCGCTCGACAGCATTACGGGAGCGCTCGCGGCATGA
- a CDS encoding TldD/PmbA family protein, whose translation MSANSLDLIAALIARARAAGADAADAIYVNRVAHGVQVRNGCTEDLERSETCDLGLRVFVGQRAAIVSATALDPERFDTLAARAVAMARVVPEDRFAGLCEQARHGFVDATGLDLFDPATPTTTDLMARARTAEEAALAVAGVSNSNGASASFGLSDIILMTSAGFSGRYARTSHSVSASVVAGSGTQMQRDYDYHATVHLSDLEDAALIGRRAGERTVARLNPVRPRTGRLPIVLDPRVSTSLLGHLSGAINGISIARGTSFLKEKMGQQIMPAGITIIDDPRRVRGPGARPFDGEGMLTATRTLVENGVLKTWALDSRSARQLGLTPNGCASRGTSGPPAPSLGNMHMQPGTLTPTELMADIAEGIYITEMMGSAINGITGDYSRGAAGFMIRGGVLAEPVAELTVAGNLNDMFARLVPANDLTFRQSTNAPTIRIDDMVIAGA comes from the coding sequence ATGAGTGCCAATTCCCTTGACCTGATCGCAGCCCTCATTGCCCGCGCCCGCGCCGCGGGGGCCGATGCGGCGGATGCCATATACGTCAACCGCGTGGCCCATGGCGTGCAGGTGCGCAATGGCTGCACGGAAGACCTCGAACGCTCCGAGACATGCGACCTGGGCCTACGGGTATTCGTGGGCCAGCGCGCGGCCATCGTCTCGGCCACGGCACTTGATCCCGAGCGCTTCGATACGCTGGCCGCCCGTGCGGTGGCCATGGCCCGCGTGGTGCCCGAGGACCGTTTTGCCGGGCTGTGCGAACAGGCCCGGCACGGCTTTGTCGATGCCACCGGTCTTGACCTGTTCGACCCCGCCACCCCCACCACCACCGACCTCATGGCCCGCGCCCGCACGGCCGAGGAAGCAGCCCTTGCGGTGGCTGGCGTGTCGAACAGCAACGGGGCCTCGGCCAGCTTTGGCCTGTCGGACATCATCCTCATGACATCGGCCGGTTTTTCGGGTCGCTATGCCCGCACCAGCCATTCGGTCTCGGCCAGCGTGGTGGCGGGGTCAGGCACGCAGATGCAGCGTGATTACGACTACCACGCCACCGTGCATCTGTCCGACCTTGAGGATGCGGCCCTGATCGGCCGCCGCGCGGGCGAGCGCACGGTTGCCCGCCTCAACCCGGTGCGCCCACGCACGGGGCGGCTGCCCATCGTGCTTGACCCGCGCGTTTCCACCTCGCTGCTCGGGCACCTGTCAGGCGCGATCAATGGCATTTCGATCGCGCGCGGCACCTCCTTCCTCAAGGAGAAGATGGGCCAGCAGATCATGCCAGCAGGCATCACCATCATCGACGACCCGCGGCGGGTGCGTGGCCCCGGCGCGCGCCCGTTTGATGGCGAAGGCATGCTGACCGCCACCCGCACGCTGGTGGAAAATGGCGTGCTGAAAACCTGGGCGCTTGATTCGCGCTCCGCCCGCCAGCTTGGCCTTACCCCCAATGGCTGCGCCAGCCGGGGCACGTCCGGGCCGCCCGCGCCCTCGCTGGGCAACATGCACATGCAGCCCGGCACGCTCACGCCCACCGAGCTGATGGCCGATATTGCCGAGGGCATCTACATTACCGAGATGATGGGCTCGGCCATCAACGGCATTACCGGCGACTACAGCCGTGGTGCGGCAGGCTTCATGATCCGGGGTGGCGTGCTGGCCGAGCCGGTGGCCGAACTGACCGTGGCGGGCAACCTCAACGACATGTTCGCCCGCCTTGTACCCGCGAATGACCTGACCTTCCGCCAGTCCACCAACGCGCCCACCATCCGCATTGATGACATGGTGATCGCCGGGGCGTAA
- a CDS encoding TIM44-like domain-containing protein, protein MKQNSSRLMPRKSIILAAGAALSMLSLVAHPDVADARAGGGMSMGSRGSRTYSAPAPSQTAPFGATPFQRTMTPRQQAPAYGARAPFGAGAGMAMARPRHPFMSGFMGGLIGAGLFGMVFGHGMFSSGMGGGGFLGLLIQLALIFFLVRWAIRRFSNRAGGNAGGSVASPFGATGPAASQQGGPQNVGVAITAADYQAFQQALINIQTAWSQQNVDAMRHMATPEMVSYFNNQLTDLASRGARNVVSDVRFERGDLVESWRENGADYATVAMQYSMIDITTDMTGRVIEGDPSNRTTVTELWTFVRSAGLGTWLLSAIQQTPRR, encoded by the coding sequence ATGAAACAGAATTCCTCGCGCCTGATGCCGCGTAAAAGCATCATCCTCGCCGCTGGCGCGGCCCTGAGCATGCTCTCCCTCGTGGCGCATCCTGACGTGGCCGATGCCCGTGCGGGCGGTGGCATGTCGATGGGGAGCCGTGGCTCGCGTACCTACAGCGCCCCTGCCCCCTCACAGACCGCCCCGTTTGGCGCAACGCCTTTCCAGCGCACCATGACACCACGCCAGCAGGCCCCCGCCTATGGCGCGCGGGCACCGTTTGGCGCCGGTGCGGGCATGGCCATGGCGCGGCCCCGCCACCCGTTCATGAGCGGGTTCATGGGCGGCCTGATCGGTGCCGGGCTGTTTGGCATGGTGTTTGGCCATGGCATGTTCAGTTCGGGCATGGGCGGCGGCGGCTTCCTTGGGCTGCTGATCCAGCTGGCGCTGATCTTCTTCCTGGTGCGGTGGGCCATCCGCCGTTTTAGCAACAGGGCTGGTGGCAATGCTGGCGGGTCCGTCGCAAGCCCCTTTGGCGCAACCGGGCCCGCCGCCTCGCAACAGGGCGGCCCGCAGAATGTGGGCGTAGCCATTACGGCAGCCGACTACCAGGCCTTCCAGCAGGCGCTGATCAATATCCAGACCGCCTGGAGCCAGCAGAACGTGGACGCAATGCGCCACATGGCCACGCCGGAGATGGTGTCCTACTTCAACAACCAGTTGACCGATCTTGCCAGCCGCGGGGCACGCAACGTGGTGTCCGATGTGCGCTTCGAACGGGGTGACCTGGTGGAAAGCTGGCGTGAAAACGGGGCCGACTACGCCACCGTGGCCATGCAGTATTCCATGATCGACATCACCACCGACATGACTGGCCGCGTAATCGAGGGCGACCCCTCAAACCGCACCACCGTGACGGAACTGTGGACCTTCGTGCGCTCGGCCGGACTGGGCACATGGCTGCTCTCGGCTATTCAGCAAACGCCGCGCCGCTGA
- a CDS encoding heme o synthase, with translation MSGTVTNPASEAALAYDSSRVGTLARDWLLLLKPRVISLVVFTGAAGLAMAPGPINPLVAAVSILCVCMASGAAGAINMWYDRDIDAVMKRTVTRPIPDGRIAPDAALGYGIGLSVASVILLWLATNALAAGILAFSIFFYAVIYTMWLKRSTPQNIVIGGAAGAFPPMIGWAAATGSMAIMPVVMFGIIFLWTPPHFWSLSLYACKDYGRAGIPMLPVVRGARHTRWQILWYTIILTAISLVPSFMHLAGWLYTVVASVLGAGFILCAIGVLRDRQDANGVSLTGDGPARRSFRYSLAYLFFLFLGLLADHAFIAH, from the coding sequence ATGAGCGGCACCGTAACCAACCCGGCCAGCGAGGCCGCCCTTGCCTATGATTCCAGCCGCGTTGGCACGCTGGCGCGTGACTGGCTGCTGCTGCTCAAGCCGCGCGTCATCTCGCTGGTGGTGTTTACTGGTGCTGCCGGCCTGGCCATGGCGCCGGGGCCGATCAATCCGCTGGTCGCTGCCGTCAGCATCCTGTGCGTGTGCATGGCCTCGGGGGCGGCGGGCGCCATCAACATGTGGTACGACCGCGACATTGATGCGGTGATGAAGCGCACCGTAACCCGCCCCATCCCCGATGGGCGGATCGCGCCGGATGCAGCACTTGGCTACGGCATTGGCCTTTCGGTGGCTTCGGTCATCCTGTTATGGCTGGCCACCAATGCGCTGGCGGCGGGCATTCTTGCGTTTTCCATTTTCTTCTATGCCGTGATCTACACGATGTGGCTCAAGCGCTCGACGCCGCAGAACATCGTGATCGGGGGGGCTGCGGGCGCCTTTCCGCCCATGATCGGCTGGGCGGCGGCCACGGGGTCGATGGCCATCATGCCGGTGGTCATGTTCGGCATCATCTTCCTGTGGACCCCGCCGCATTTCTGGTCGCTATCGCTTTACGCGTGCAAGGATTACGGGCGGGCGGGTATTCCCATGCTCCCGGTGGTCAGGGGCGCGCGACATACGCGCTGGCAGATCCTGTGGTACACCATCATTCTCACGGCCATCTCGCTGGTGCCGTCTTTCATGCACCTTGCGGGCTGGCTGTACACGGTCGTGGCCAGCGTGCTTGGCGCGGGGTTCATCCTGTGCGCCATCGGGGTGCTGCGTGACAGGCAGGATGCCAATGGGGTGAGCCTGACGGGTGATGGCCCGGCCCGCCGCTCTTTCCGCTATTCGCTGGCCTATCTGTTTTTCCTGTTCCTTGGCCTGCTGGCTGACCACGCTTTCATTGCCCACTGA
- a CDS encoding cbb3-type cytochrome c oxidase subunit I: protein MPTGTQFGADAVQDAGACRYRTIGMLYLVMAIVAGLVGGLLAVGLQAGLLPHALIEAWAGGDAPGAMERIARRHGMMMVFFCALPALTGGFGNWFVPLLLRARALALPRVALAGWALVAASFVAVLAGLSPALPAQVSLLALLGWCLGMLMQGICMVATVLNMGPMGQRLRDLPLFVWAQGLAGMMAVMVMPVMAGGLTRIWLGGGDVSTHIDALLHAFSGPEIALLLLPSIGIVSQVIETFCDRPLQMSRLVLGALVVMSVGGSSVWVHDLLHGGLAHLGAPSAAVQLGLIVAPVLVVLVAWAQTVRLGHMRASVPMEWAVGFVALLLSGSVMSLRPGGMADVHAATLYAAVFALFAGFYYWIGKMVGHVAPVGASRLHFGLTVGGTVLSLLAFHGALGVLGAVLMGLSVLVFAGIVVQAGLRPGASLPDNYWGPGARTAEWQVSSPAREKA from the coding sequence ATGCCCACAGGCACACAGTTCGGGGCGGATGCGGTGCAGGACGCGGGGGCCTGTCGCTACAGGACCATCGGCATGCTGTACCTCGTCATGGCCATCGTGGCGGGCCTTGTGGGCGGATTGCTGGCGGTGGGGCTACAGGCGGGCCTGCTGCCCCATGCCCTGATCGAGGCCTGGGCCGGGGGCGACGCCCCCGGTGCCATGGAGCGCATTGCGCGGCGCCATGGCATGATGATGGTTTTCTTCTGTGCGCTGCCAGCCCTTACGGGCGGGTTTGGCAACTGGTTCGTGCCACTTTTGCTGCGTGCCCGCGCGCTCGCGCTGCCGCGCGTGGCGCTGGCGGGGTGGGCGCTGGTTGCGGCCAGCTTCGTGGCCGTGCTGGCCGGGCTTTCGCCCGCGCTCCCCGCGCAGGTTTCGCTGCTGGCGCTGCTGGGCTGGTGCCTGGGCATGCTGATGCAGGGCATCTGCATGGTGGCGACCGTGCTGAACATGGGCCCGATGGGCCAGCGCCTGCGTGACCTGCCTCTGTTCGTGTGGGCGCAGGGGCTTGCGGGCATGATGGCGGTCATGGTCATGCCGGTCATGGCGGGCGGGCTGACGCGCATCTGGCTGGGCGGCGGCGATGTCTCCACCCATATCGATGCGCTGCTGCATGCCTTCTCCGGCCCCGAGATCGCGCTGCTGCTGCTGCCTTCCATCGGCATCGTATCGCAGGTTATCGAGACCTTCTGTGATCGCCCGCTGCAGATGTCGCGCCTTGTGCTGGGTGCTTTGGTGGTCATGTCGGTCGGCGGCAGTTCCGTATGGGTGCACGACCTGCTGCATGGCGGGCTTGCGCATCTGGGCGCCCCCTCGGCTGCGGTGCAGCTCGGGCTGATCGTGGCGCCGGTGCTGGTCGTGCTGGTGGCATGGGCGCAGACGGTGCGGCTGGGCCACATGCGCGCTTCCGTGCCGATGGAATGGGCGGTGGGCTTTGTTGCCCTGCTGCTGTCCGGTTCCGTCATGTCACTGCGGCCCGGCGGCATGGCCGATGTGCATGCCGCAACGCTGTATGCTGCCGTTTTCGCGCTGTTTGCAGGCTTTTATTACTGGATTGGCAAGATGGTGGGCCATGTGGCCCCGGTGGGCGCAAGCCGCCTGCATTTCGGGCTGACGGTGGGCGGAACCGTGCTGTCACTGCTGGCGTTCCATGGGGCGCTGGGCGTGCTGGGTGCGGTGCTGATGGGCCTGTCGGTGCTGGTGTTTGCAGGCATTGTGGTGCAGGCAGGCCTGCGCCCGGGTGCTTCTCTGCCGGATAATTACTGGGGGCCGGGTGCCCGCACGGCTGAATGGCAGGTCTCTTCCCCCGCACGCGAGAAGGCATGA
- a CDS encoding class I SAM-dependent methyltransferase: MSDVLPTEAAEKVVDIPSPRSAMDANAVKAAYRRWAGVYDALFGSISAFGRKRAVEAVNTLPGTKVLEVGVGTGLALPYYRANKHITGIDLSGDMLERARQRVARMKLSNVDALLEMDAEATGFEDGAFDIAVAMFVASVVPHPRALLAELKRVVKPGGHILFVNHFLAEGGVRLAVERGMARASHSLGWHPDFAIESLLPPADLRRATLQSVPPAGLFTLVTLEREADGCASPMVA, translated from the coding sequence ATGAGCGATGTCCTGCCCACTGAAGCCGCCGAGAAGGTCGTGGATATTCCGTCTCCCCGTTCCGCAATGGATGCAAACGCGGTCAAGGCGGCCTATCGCCGCTGGGCCGGCGTGTATGATGCGCTGTTTGGCAGCATTTCCGCCTTTGGCCGCAAGCGCGCGGTCGAGGCGGTGAACACCCTGCCCGGCACCAAAGTGCTGGAAGTGGGCGTGGGCACCGGCCTTGCCCTGCCATATTACCGGGCCAACAAGCATATTACCGGCATTGACCTGTCAGGTGACATGCTCGAGCGCGCCCGCCAGCGCGTGGCCCGCATGAAGCTGTCCAATGTCGACGCCCTGCTGGAAATGGATGCCGAGGCCACCGGCTTCGAGGATGGCGCGTTCGATATCGCGGTGGCCATGTTCGTGGCCTCGGTGGTGCCGCACCCGCGCGCGCTGCTTGCCGAGCTCAAGCGCGTGGTCAAGCCGGGCGGGCATATCCTGTTCGTCAACCACTTCCTGGCTGAAGGCGGCGTGCGGCTTGCAGTCGAGCGCGGCATGGCGCGGGCCTCGCACTCGCTGGGCTGGCACCCTGATTTCGCCATTGAATCCCTGCTGCCCCCTGCCGACCTGCGCCGCGCCACCCTGCAGTCGGTTCCCCCTGCCGGGCTGTTCACCCTCGTCACGCTCGAGCGTGAGGCCGATGGCTGCGCCAGCCCGATGGTGGCCTGA